A single genomic interval of Adhaeribacter pallidiroseus harbors:
- a CDS encoding zinc metallopeptidase — protein sequence MGGVYLIAILVMLVSLFVSWRLKSKFAQYSQVGLHSGISGREIAEMMLADHNIRDVRVISTEGQLTDHYNPADKTVNLSEGVYASRSAAAAAVAAHECGHAVQHATAYSMLKFRSAMVPALSVASRYMQWIIIIGIFMINTSVIPLTIGVALFALTTLFSFITLPVEFDASSRALAWMDRRGVVTTQEHAMAKDSLKWAALTYVVAAIGSLATLLYYVSLLMGRRD from the coding sequence ATGGGTGGAGTATATTTAATAGCCATACTGGTAATGCTGGTTAGCTTATTTGTTAGCTGGCGACTCAAAAGTAAATTTGCACAATATTCGCAAGTAGGCTTGCACTCGGGCATAAGTGGCCGGGAAATTGCCGAAATGATGCTGGCGGATCATAATATCCGGGATGTTCGGGTTATTTCTACGGAAGGTCAGTTAACCGATCATTATAACCCCGCTGATAAAACCGTAAACTTAAGCGAAGGTGTTTATGCCTCGCGGAGTGCCGCCGCGGCGGCAGTTGCGGCGCACGAATGTGGCCACGCGGTACAGCACGCTACGGCTTACAGCATGCTTAAATTCCGGTCCGCGATGGTACCGGCGCTTAGTGTAGCCTCGCGGTATATGCAATGGATTATAATAATTGGTATTTTCATGATTAATACCAGTGTTATTCCCTTAACTATTGGCGTGGCGCTGTTTGCCTTAACTACGCTGTTTAGCTTTATTACTTTACCGGTAGAGTTTGATGCCAGTAGCCGCGCTTTGGCCTGGATGGATCGCCGGGGAGTAGTAACTACTCAGGAACACGCTATGGCCAAAGATTCTTTAAAATGGGCGGCTTTAACTTACGTAGTTGCTGCTATAGGTTCATTAGCTACTTTATTGTATTACGTATCTCTTCTAATGGGTCGTCGGGATTAA
- a CDS encoding acyl-CoA dehydrogenase has translation MDFSLTEEQLAVQEAARDFAQTELLPGVIERDEEQKFPAEQIKKMGELGFLGMMVDPKYGGGGMDTISYVLAMEEISKVDASASVVMSVNNSLICWGIEKYGTEAQKQKYLTRLATGKIIGAFCLSEPEAGSDATMQRTTAIEQDDHYLINGTKNWITNGSTASVYLVIAQTYPEKRHKGINAFIVERDTPGFVVGKKENKLGIRGSDTHSLMFTDVKVPKENRIGEDGFGFKFAMSVLNGGRIGIAAQALGIASGAYELSIKYAKQRKAFGTEIAKHQAIQFKLADMATNIDAARLLCLQAASDKDAGRDYAKSGAMAKLFSSKVAMDTTIEAVQVHGGYGFVKEYHVERLMRDAKITQIYEGTSEIQKIVISRELLK, from the coding sequence ATGGATTTCAGCCTAACCGAAGAGCAATTAGCCGTACAAGAAGCGGCCCGTGATTTTGCCCAAACCGAACTCTTACCCGGAGTTATTGAACGCGATGAAGAACAAAAATTTCCGGCAGAACAAATTAAGAAAATGGGCGAGTTGGGCTTCTTAGGGATGATGGTTGACCCAAAGTATGGCGGTGGCGGGATGGATACTATTTCCTATGTATTGGCCATGGAAGAAATATCGAAGGTAGATGCTTCCGCTTCGGTAGTTATGTCGGTAAATAACTCCCTGATTTGTTGGGGCATTGAAAAGTACGGCACCGAGGCGCAAAAACAAAAATACCTGACCCGGCTAGCAACCGGCAAAATAATCGGCGCTTTCTGCCTATCCGAACCGGAAGCTGGCTCTGATGCTACCATGCAGCGCACCACAGCCATAGAGCAAGACGATCATTATTTAATTAACGGTACCAAAAACTGGATTACCAATGGCAGCACCGCCTCGGTGTACCTGGTTATAGCACAAACTTACCCCGAAAAACGGCACAAAGGCATTAACGCGTTTATTGTGGAGCGGGACACACCGGGTTTTGTAGTAGGTAAGAAAGAAAATAAATTAGGCATTCGCGGTTCCGATACCCATTCCTTAATGTTTACCGATGTAAAGGTGCCTAAAGAGAACCGGATTGGCGAAGATGGCTTTGGATTTAAGTTTGCTATGAGCGTGCTGAATGGAGGCCGTATTGGCATTGCGGCGCAAGCTTTAGGCATTGCTTCCGGTGCTTACGAATTATCCATTAAATACGCGAAGCAACGCAAGGCATTTGGTACCGAAATAGCTAAGCACCAAGCCATTCAGTTTAAGTTAGCCGATATGGCTACTAATATAGATGCGGCCCGGTTACTTTGCCTACAAGCGGCCAGTGATAAGGATGCTGGCCGGGATTATGCCAAATCCGGAGCTATGGCAAAATTATTTTCTTCTAAGGTAGCCATGGACACTACTATAGAGGCGGTGCAAGTACACGGCGGCTATGGTTTTGTGAAAGAATACCACGTAGAGCGGCTCATGCGCGACGCTAAAATCACGCAAATTTACGAAGGCACTTCCGAGATTCAGAAAATAGTAATATCAAGAGAGTTGCTGAAATAA